A genome region from Rhodopseudomonas boonkerdii includes the following:
- a CDS encoding baseplate multidomain protein megatron translates to MSTLVLSSAGAAIGGLFGPAGTVIGQIAGAALGGVIDNALFGNRGAGREGPRLGSLDVMSSSEGTPIPRVYGRVRLAGQVIWATQLEEVAGTDEAGGGKGMGGAVASGATYSYFANFAVGLCEGTIGRVARVWADGKPLDLDGINYRIYRGSEDQAPDALIVAKEGAGHAPAYRGLAYVVFERLPLVNFGNRIPQLSFEVVRPIGLLETMTRAVTLIPGTTEFGYEPSPVVQVVGPGQAAPENRHIASAPSDVVAALDDLQGMCPNLARVAIVVAWFGSDLRAGHCVVRPGVESTAKATAPEAWSVQGVTREHAYVVSQSEGRPAFGGTPSDASVMHLIAELKARGLKITFYPFVMMDVPAGNTLPDPWSGAVPQAAYPWRGRITCDPAPGVAGSPQETELAAAQVDAFFAGGVWNYRRMVLHYAQLVGLAGGVDAFLIGSELRGLTRVRSAPGKYPAVAQLAALASDVKAIVGGGTMVTYGADWTEYGADVVTPDASEVRFPLDALWASPAIDAVGIDYYAPLSDWRDGALHRDRSKAGSIYDRDYLRSNVAGGEAYDWFYPDDAARNAQARSAITDRLGKPWMFRLKDLRGWWSHAHHERVGGVETGATAWVPQGKPIWLTEVGCPAVDKGANQPSVFPDPKSSENFVPHFSNGARDDLMQRRYLEALLSAFDPAHGGDATLNPVSAVYGMPMIDVSAIHLWTWDSRPYPVFPAAEDAWSDGANWHTGHWLNGRLGGAPLDALVERLVTDSGVVGVDAAQLRGGCDGYAVDRPMAPRAMIEPLAAAFAFNATAADGVLRFIPRGGEVVAELSEDDLVAPEQGALAHMVRAQETELPRQVGIGFSDALADYRRRAVTSRKLVGGANRLLQADLAVITSDAAATQRAEVWLQDLWAGRERAEFSLGRASLALAPGDVVALALNGRRRLFEIDGLVDADARRVTARSIDPDLFDVPQPTPTIAPPPPPPALGPVQVVVLNLPVIDNGNADVLTRLAVFANPWPGGVTVWQSKDDASFQVAASVPRPAVIGETLDPLPAGPLARWDNASSMRVRLYGGVLNSLSDARVLGGGNAAAVQNGEGRWEIFQFARAELVDERTYRLSRLLRGQSGSDPAMAATLPEGTRFVLLDGNLVPIARGLDALDRPLSLRLVGRGRSTDDASATALTALPDRTALLPLAPVHVKAVRRSDGVHVSWIRRTRIDGDGWAAEVPLGEDGEAYRLDIVADGSVRRSIACAAAQAVYAAADEIGDFGALQPSLQLRVMQLSGTVGAGHSTDVTLTV, encoded by the coding sequence ATGTCCACGCTCGTTCTCTCCTCTGCCGGCGCCGCGATCGGCGGCTTGTTCGGGCCAGCGGGGACGGTCATCGGGCAGATCGCCGGAGCTGCGCTCGGTGGTGTGATCGACAATGCGCTGTTTGGAAATCGCGGTGCGGGAAGGGAAGGACCGCGGCTCGGCAGTCTCGATGTCATGTCGTCCAGCGAAGGCACGCCGATCCCGCGCGTCTATGGCCGTGTCAGGCTCGCCGGACAGGTGATCTGGGCAACGCAGCTGGAGGAAGTCGCCGGCACCGACGAAGCCGGCGGCGGCAAGGGCATGGGCGGAGCGGTCGCAAGCGGGGCGACCTACAGTTACTTCGCCAATTTTGCGGTCGGTCTTTGCGAAGGCACCATCGGCCGGGTGGCGCGGGTGTGGGCGGATGGCAAGCCGCTCGATCTCGACGGCATCAATTATCGCATCTATCGCGGCAGCGAGGATCAGGCGCCCGATGCGCTGATCGTCGCCAAGGAGGGCGCAGGACATGCGCCGGCCTATCGCGGGCTCGCTTACGTGGTGTTCGAGCGTCTGCCGCTGGTCAATTTCGGCAACCGGATTCCGCAATTGTCGTTCGAGGTGGTGAGGCCGATCGGCCTGCTCGAGACGATGACGCGGGCGGTGACGTTGATTCCGGGCACGACGGAATTCGGTTACGAACCGTCGCCCGTGGTGCAGGTGGTCGGGCCGGGACAGGCCGCGCCGGAAAACCGGCATATTGCCTCGGCGCCATCCGATGTGGTTGCAGCACTCGACGATCTGCAAGGCATGTGCCCGAACCTCGCGCGCGTGGCCATCGTCGTCGCCTGGTTCGGCTCCGATCTGCGCGCCGGCCATTGCGTGGTCCGGCCAGGTGTCGAGAGCACCGCGAAGGCGACGGCGCCGGAGGCGTGGTCGGTCCAGGGAGTGACGCGCGAACACGCTTATGTGGTTTCGCAATCGGAGGGCCGGCCGGCCTTCGGCGGCACTCCGTCGGATGCGAGCGTGATGCATCTGATCGCGGAACTGAAGGCACGCGGGCTGAAGATCACCTTCTATCCGTTCGTGATGATGGATGTGCCCGCAGGCAATACGCTGCCCGATCCGTGGAGCGGCGCGGTCCCGCAGGCCGCCTATCCATGGCGCGGTCGGATCACATGCGACCCGGCGCCTGGCGTTGCGGGATCGCCGCAAGAAACGGAACTTGCGGCGGCCCAGGTGGACGCGTTCTTTGCCGGCGGCGTGTGGAACTATCGCCGCATGGTGCTGCATTACGCGCAGCTTGTGGGGCTGGCCGGCGGTGTCGACGCGTTTCTGATCGGCTCGGAGCTGCGCGGGCTGACGCGCGTGCGCTCGGCGCCTGGCAAATACCCCGCCGTCGCCCAGCTGGCAGCGCTTGCCAGCGACGTCAAGGCGATCGTTGGCGGCGGCACCATGGTGACCTACGGCGCCGACTGGACGGAGTATGGCGCCGATGTCGTGACGCCGGATGCATCGGAGGTCCGCTTTCCGCTCGATGCGCTGTGGGCATCGCCGGCCATCGACGCCGTCGGGATCGATTACTATGCGCCGTTGTCGGATTGGCGCGACGGCGCGTTGCATCGCGATCGCAGTAAGGCCGGTTCGATCTACGATCGCGACTATTTGCGCAGCAACGTCGCCGGTGGCGAGGCGTATGACTGGTTTTATCCGGACGATGCGGCGCGCAACGCGCAGGCGCGCAGCGCGATCACCGACAGGCTCGGCAAACCCTGGATGTTTCGGCTGAAAGATCTGCGGGGATGGTGGTCGCATGCGCATCATGAGCGGGTCGGCGGCGTCGAGACCGGCGCCACCGCCTGGGTGCCGCAGGGCAAGCCGATCTGGCTCACTGAAGTCGGCTGTCCGGCGGTGGACAAGGGCGCCAATCAGCCGAGCGTATTTCCCGATCCGAAATCGTCGGAAAATTTCGTGCCGCATTTCTCGAACGGCGCGCGCGACGACCTGATGCAGCGGCGCTATCTGGAAGCGCTGTTGTCGGCCTTCGATCCCGCTCATGGCGGCGATGCAACGCTCAACCCGGTGTCGGCCGTCTATGGCATGCCGATGATCGACGTTTCGGCGATCCACCTGTGGACCTGGGATTCCAGGCCGTATCCAGTATTTCCCGCGGCGGAGGACGCCTGGAGCGACGGAGCCAACTGGCATACCGGACACTGGCTCAACGGCCGGCTCGGCGGCGCACCGCTGGATGCGCTGGTGGAGCGGCTCGTCACCGATAGCGGTGTCGTCGGGGTCGATGCCGCGCAACTCCGCGGTGGCTGCGATGGCTATGCGGTGGATCGGCCGATGGCGCCGCGGGCGATGATCGAGCCGCTGGCTGCCGCCTTTGCCTTCAATGCGACTGCGGCAGATGGTGTGCTGCGCTTCATCCCGCGCGGTGGCGAAGTGGTGGCGGAATTGTCCGAGGACGATCTCGTTGCGCCGGAGCAGGGCGCGCTTGCTCACATGGTGCGCGCGCAGGAGACGGAACTGCCGCGGCAGGTGGGCATCGGTTTCTCCGATGCGCTGGCGGATTATCGTCGCAGGGCCGTCACTTCCCGCAAACTGGTCGGTGGCGCCAACCGCCTGCTACAGGCCGATCTCGCCGTCATCACCAGCGACGCAGCGGCAACGCAGCGTGCGGAGGTGTGGCTGCAGGATCTGTGGGCCGGACGCGAGCGCGCAGAATTCTCGCTCGGCAGGGCGTCGCTCGCACTTGCGCCGGGCGATGTGGTTGCGCTCGCGCTGAATGGACGACGGCGATTGTTCGAGATCGACGGTCTCGTCGATGCCGATGCGCGGCGCGTGACGGCGCGCAGCATCGATCCCGACCTGTTCGACGTGCCACAGCCGACGCCGACGATCGCGCCACCGCCGCCGCCGCCAGCGCTCGGGCCGGTGCAGGTTGTCGTGCTCAATCTGCCGGTCATCGACAACGGCAATGCCGATGTGCTGACGCGGCTCGCGGTGTTCGCCAATCCGTGGCCGGGCGGTGTGACGGTCTGGCAGTCGAAGGACGATGCGAGTTTTCAGGTCGCAGCCAGCGTGCCGCGGCCGGCGGTGATCGGCGAAACGCTCGATCCGCTTCCGGCGGGGCCGCTGGCACGGTGGGACAACGCGTCGTCGATGCGCGTGCGGCTTTATGGCGGCGTTCTGAATTCGCTGTCCGATGCGCGCGTGCTCGGTGGCGGCAATGCAGCGGCGGTGCAGAATGGCGAGGGACGATGGGAGATTTTCCAGTTCGCGCGGGCTGAACTCGTGGATGAACGGACCTATCGGTTGTCGCGTCTGCTGCGGGGGCAGAGCGGCAGCGATCCGGCCATGGCGGCAACGCTGCCCGAGGGCACCCGTTTCGTACTGCTCGATGGCAACCTCGTTCCCATCGCCCGCGGACTGGATGCACTGGACCGGCCGCTGTCGCTGCGGCTCGTCGGCCGTGGGCGCAGCACCGACGACGCCAGCGCGACGGCGTTGACGGCGCTGCCGGATCGCACCGCGCTGTTGCCGCTGGCGCCGGTGCATGTGAAGGCCGTGCGCAGGAGCGACGGCGTGCATGTGAGCTGGATCCGCCGCACGCGCATCGATGGCGATGGCTGGGCCGCCGAGGTGCCGCTCGGCGAGGATGGCGAAGCCTACCGGCTCGATATTGTTGCCGATGGCAGCGTGAGGCGCAGCATCGCCTGCGCGGCGGCGCAGGCGGTTTATGCCGCAGCGGACGAGATCGGCGACTTCGGCGCGTTGCAGCCGAGCCTGCAGCTGCGCGTGATGCAGCTCTCCGGCACGGTCGGGGCCGGGCATAGCACCGACGTTACACTGACGGTTTGA
- a CDS encoding DUF2793 domain-containing protein — MSTTPNLGLPYIDGGQAQKHVTHNEALRMLDATIQIAVLDRTRTVPPPMPAEGERHVVAAGASGAWSGHAQAIATWQDGAWAFLAPRAGWCIWSIADDIVLVFDGAAWRDLRNLALDNAAHLGVNTAADLVNRLSVKSDSVLLSHDDVTPGSGDVRMTLNKALAAKDAALMFQTGFSARALLGLFGDDNFAIRVSADGAAFHPALTVDRTSGQIGLPQSPKFSAFMNFDKYCAANTFTKVQFNNGRHNDFNAFDTADNQFVAPAAGYYALGYRVLFKANAAPPTSMIATLYKNGSELIDDMRMQTSSPPVSNRTSLSASGVLKLAAGDTIAVWALMETNDGYIAAAQNSFYGHRIP, encoded by the coding sequence ATGAGCACGACGCCCAATCTCGGACTGCCCTATATCGATGGCGGGCAGGCGCAGAAGCATGTCACGCATAACGAAGCACTGCGCATGCTGGACGCCACGATCCAGATCGCGGTGCTGGACAGGACGCGGACCGTGCCGCCGCCAATGCCGGCGGAAGGCGAACGGCACGTCGTGGCGGCGGGTGCGAGCGGCGCATGGAGCGGCCATGCGCAGGCCATCGCGACATGGCAGGACGGGGCCTGGGCGTTTCTCGCGCCAAGGGCCGGCTGGTGCATATGGTCGATCGCGGATGACATCGTGCTGGTGTTCGACGGCGCCGCGTGGCGCGACCTGCGCAATCTCGCGCTCGACAACGCCGCCCATCTCGGCGTCAACACGGCGGCCGACCTCGTCAACCGGCTCAGCGTCAAGTCCGATTCAGTGCTGCTGTCGCATGACGACGTGACGCCCGGCAGCGGCGATGTGCGGATGACGCTGAACAAGGCGCTGGCGGCAAAGGATGCCGCGCTCATGTTCCAGACCGGCTTTTCGGCGCGTGCTCTGCTCGGCCTGTTCGGCGACGATAATTTCGCCATCAGGGTCTCCGCCGACGGGGCGGCGTTTCATCCCGCGCTGACGGTCGACCGGACCAGCGGGCAGATCGGCCTTCCGCAATCGCCGAAATTTTCGGCCTTCATGAACTTCGACAAATATTGCGCGGCCAACACTTTCACCAAAGTGCAGTTCAACAACGGACGGCACAACGACTTCAACGCGTTCGACACGGCCGACAATCAGTTCGTCGCACCGGCCGCGGGGTACTACGCCCTTGGTTATCGCGTGCTGTTCAAGGCCAATGCGGCGCCGCCGACCTCGATGATCGCGACGCTCTACAAGAACGGCAGCGAGCTGATCGACGACATGCGGATGCAGACCTCATCGCCTCCGGTCAGCAACAGGACCTCGCTGAGCGCCAGCGGCGTGCTCAAGCTGGCGGCCGGCGACACGATTGCCGTCTGGGCCCTCATGGAGACCAATGACGGCTACATCGCCGCCGCGCAGAACAGCTTTTACGGCCATCGCATTCCCTGA
- a CDS encoding glycoside hydrolase family 19 protein yields MQLDEACLRRLWPRGDSRVPGLIAGIARSSSDVFARYGIATADLAAHAMAQISHECGAGRDVVENMNYTAARMMQVWPSRFPTLASAQPYAGHPRALANKVYNGRMGNRIGSDDGWTFRGRGGAQTTGREGYQRVKQATGLDVIAHPELLIDPVHFLNCAVSDFVNCGCLPYARADDVVGVTRRLNGGTIGLAERKVWLATWKRELAGAAATPAIASPPLAPEMPAAKRSAVASIIAAVIAAFRRA; encoded by the coding sequence ATGCAGCTCGATGAAGCCTGCCTGCGGCGGCTGTGGCCGCGGGGCGACAGCCGCGTGCCCGGTCTGATCGCCGGCATCGCGCGGTCGTCTTCGGATGTGTTCGCGCGCTATGGCATCGCAACGGCGGATCTCGCCGCGCATGCGATGGCGCAGATCAGCCACGAATGCGGGGCGGGGCGCGATGTCGTGGAGAACATGAACTATACGGCGGCGCGCATGATGCAGGTGTGGCCGTCGCGCTTTCCGACGCTGGCAAGTGCGCAGCCTTACGCAGGCCATCCGCGGGCGCTCGCCAACAAGGTCTATAACGGCCGCATGGGCAATCGCATCGGCTCCGACGACGGCTGGACCTTTCGCGGTCGCGGTGGCGCGCAGACGACGGGGCGCGAGGGCTATCAGCGCGTGAAGCAGGCCACCGGGCTGGACGTGATTGCGCATCCGGAGCTGCTGATCGATCCCGTGCATTTCCTGAACTGCGCCGTGTCGGATTTCGTCAATTGCGGATGTCTGCCCTATGCGCGGGCCGATGACGTGGTCGGCGTCACGCGGCGTCTGAACGGCGGCACCATCGGCCTCGCAGAGCGCAAGGTCTGGCTCGCGACATGGAAGCGCGAACTGGCGGGCGCGGCGGCAACGCCGGCGATCGCATCGCCGCCGCTCGCGCCGGAGATGCCGGCCGCAAAGCGATCCGCCGTCGCATCGATCATCGCCGCGGTCATCGCGGCATTCCGGAGGGCATGA
- a CDS encoding 3TM-type holin, which yields MEWEHLAKQVISLGAPMLGMALGGPLGGVAGDILAKAIGAATSTPAGVQAALPAADPAKLAEAEARWAEMIRAEAETQRTAIAETQATIRAELASEDALQRWWRPAYAMELTVECAALWAVLMHEFWTGDIQTINTLVNASALLVAYWGFRFGVLGVYIGGRTREKVSAVTGQDAPGTIERLVKAVLAKEGVKKK from the coding sequence ATGGAATGGGAGCATCTTGCAAAGCAGGTGATTTCCCTGGGGGCGCCGATGCTGGGCATGGCGCTGGGCGGCCCGCTCGGCGGTGTCGCCGGGGACATTCTCGCCAAGGCCATCGGCGCGGCGACATCGACCCCGGCCGGCGTACAGGCGGCGTTGCCCGCCGCCGACCCGGCCAAGCTTGCCGAGGCGGAGGCGCGCTGGGCGGAAATGATCCGCGCCGAGGCGGAGACGCAGCGGACGGCGATCGCCGAAACGCAGGCGACGATCCGCGCCGAACTTGCCAGCGAGGATGCCCTGCAGCGCTGGTGGCGGCCGGCCTATGCGATGGAGTTGACGGTAGAGTGTGCCGCGCTCTGGGCCGTGTTGATGCACGAATTCTGGACCGGGGATATTCAGACCATCAATACGCTGGTCAACGCGTCCGCGCTGCTGGTGGCCTATTGGGGGTTCCGGTTCGGCGTGCTAGGCGTCTATATCGGCGGCCGCACCCGCGAAAAGGTCAGCGCGGTCACCGGGCAGGATGCGCCCGGGACGATCGAAAGGCTGGTCAAGGCGGTATTGGCCAAAGAGGGCGTGAAGAAAAAGTAA
- a CDS encoding response regulator transcription factor, with protein sequence MRLLVVEDDPDLNRQLTTALTDAGYVVDRAFDGEEGHFLGDSEPYDAVVLDIGLPKMDGISVLEAWRRNHRVMPVLILTARDRWSDKVQGFDAGADDYVAKPFHLEEVLARIRALLRRSTGHAQSELSCGPVVLDTRTGRVSVSGNPIKMTSHEYRLLSYLMHHTGRVISRTELVEHLYDQDFDRDSNTIEVFVGRIRKKLGVDIIQTVRGLGYLLTPPQAGA encoded by the coding sequence GTGCGTCTGCTCGTCGTCGAAGATGATCCCGATCTGAACCGTCAGCTCACCACCGCGCTGACCGATGCCGGCTATGTCGTGGACCGCGCCTTCGATGGCGAGGAGGGGCATTTTCTCGGCGACAGCGAGCCCTATGACGCCGTGGTGCTGGATATCGGCCTGCCGAAGATGGACGGCATCTCGGTGCTGGAAGCCTGGCGGCGCAATCACCGCGTGATGCCGGTGCTGATCCTGACCGCGCGGGACCGCTGGAGCGACAAGGTGCAGGGCTTCGATGCCGGCGCCGACGACTATGTGGCGAAGCCGTTTCATCTGGAGGAAGTGCTGGCCCGCATCCGCGCGCTGCTGCGCCGTTCGACCGGCCATGCGCAGTCGGAGCTGAGCTGCGGTCCGGTGGTGCTGGATACGCGCACCGGCCGTGTCAGCGTGTCCGGCAATCCGATCAAGATGACGTCGCACGAATACCGGCTGCTGTCCTATCTGATGCATCACACCGGCCGCGTGATCTCGCGCACCGAGCTGGTCGAGCATCTCTACGATCAGGACTTCGACCGCGACTCGAACACCATCGAAGTGTTCGTCGGCCGCATCCGCAAGAAGCTCGGCGTCGACATCATCCAGACCGTGCGCGGTCTCGGCTATCTCCTGACGCCGCCCCAGGCGGGGGCGTGA
- a CDS encoding ATP-binding protein: MTRTNSLATRLFLTATAWVVVILVVTAFILSSVYRSATERAFDRRLNLYLRTLVAEVASPPESGEQSPSLGEPLFELPLSGWYWEIAPTDGAKTEIRASRSLWDKKLPKLEDQGAELTSSGVRLGYVDGPEGQHLRMVERPVDLGADGKFRVSVAGDATEIFEETRTFDYYLGSTFAALSIVLALTTLFQVRFGLAPLKRLSEAIADIRSGRAERLEDRYPVELVPLAREMNALLDANRAIVERARTHVGNLAHAIKTPLSVIVNEAGAVRANGNAADPLAAKVLEQADVMRDQLAHHLERARIAARVTVIGTVTEVAPALEALCRTMEKIHRGCDIDLTADGAAKFRGEKQDLEEMVGNLVDNACKWADHHVGIAVEVERAGAGDPSPKLRITVDDDGHGLSDDERAQVARRGRRLDETKPGSGLGLSIVVDLAALYGGSLTLGKAPIGGLRAVLVLPAI, from the coding sequence ATGACTCGCACCAACTCGCTCGCCACCCGCTTGTTTCTCACGGCGACGGCGTGGGTGGTGGTCATCCTTGTCGTCACCGCCTTCATCCTGTCCTCGGTCTATCGCAGCGCGACCGAGCGCGCCTTCGACCGCCGGCTCAATCTGTATCTGCGTACGCTGGTCGCCGAGGTCGCATCGCCGCCCGAATCCGGGGAGCAATCGCCCTCGCTCGGCGAGCCATTGTTCGAGCTGCCGCTGTCCGGCTGGTATTGGGAAATCGCGCCGACCGACGGCGCGAAGACCGAGATCCGCGCCTCACGCTCGCTGTGGGACAAGAAGCTGCCCAAGCTCGAGGACCAGGGGGCCGAGCTCACATCCTCCGGCGTCCGGCTCGGTTATGTGGACGGGCCCGAGGGGCAGCACCTGCGCATGGTGGAGCGGCCGGTCGATCTCGGCGCCGACGGCAAATTCCGCGTCAGCGTCGCCGGCGACGCGACGGAGATCTTCGAGGAGACGCGCACGTTCGATTACTATCTCGGCAGCACCTTTGCGGCGCTGTCCATCGTGCTGGCGCTGACCACGCTGTTTCAGGTCCGCTTCGGCCTCGCGCCGCTGAAGCGCCTGTCCGAAGCCATCGCGGATATCCGCTCCGGCCGCGCCGAGCGGCTCGAGGATCGCTATCCCGTCGAGCTCGTGCCGCTGGCGCGCGAGATGAACGCGCTGCTCGATGCCAACCGCGCCATCGTCGAGCGCGCGCGCACCCATGTCGGCAATCTCGCCCATGCCATCAAGACGCCGCTCTCGGTGATCGTCAACGAAGCCGGCGCCGTGCGCGCCAACGGCAATGCCGCCGATCCGCTCGCGGCGAAGGTGCTGGAACAGGCGGATGTGATGCGCGACCAGCTTGCCCATCATCTCGAACGCGCGCGCATTGCGGCGCGCGTCACCGTCATCGGCACCGTCACCGAGGTGGCACCGGCGCTGGAGGCGCTGTGCCGGACCATGGAAAAGATCCATCGCGGCTGTGACATCGATCTGACCGCGGACGGCGCCGCGAAATTCCGCGGCGAGAAACAGGATCTGGAAGAAATGGTCGGCAATCTCGTCGACAACGCCTGCAAATGGGCCGACCATCACGTCGGCATTGCCGTCGAGGTGGAGCGGGCAGGCGCCGGGGATCCGTCGCCGAAGCTGCGCATCACCGTCGATGACGACGGTCACGGATTGTCCGATGACGAACGGGCCCAGGTCGCCCGTCGCGGCCGGCGGCTCGACGAGACCAAGCCGGGTTCCGGTCTCGGCCTGTCCATCGTGGTCGATCTCGCCGCGCTCTATGGCGGCAGCCTGACCCTGGGCAAGGCGCCTATCGGAGGCCTGCGGGCGGTGCTGGTGTTGCCGGCGATCTAG
- a CDS encoding RT0821/Lpp0805 family surface protein has protein sequence MLRFDMLCVAAVALALGGCDMTTSDGSLGLGTDTIARAYSSTKSAVGLSEENAATAVTNAAFGGLIGAKLGAQLNDEDRRLAYEAQLAALDRGAPGAPVPWRNDQSGRYGNIVAGPVYSQKGLQCRGFSHTITVNGDIKSARGTACKSPEGAWAAAA, from the coding sequence ATGCTCAGGTTCGACATGCTCTGTGTTGCCGCTGTTGCGCTGGCGCTGGGTGGTTGCGACATGACGACGTCGGACGGCAGCCTCGGCCTTGGCACCGATACGATCGCGCGGGCCTATAGCAGCACCAAGTCGGCCGTCGGCCTGTCGGAAGAGAACGCGGCGACCGCCGTGACCAACGCCGCCTTCGGCGGATTGATCGGCGCCAAACTCGGCGCCCAGCTCAATGACGAGGACCGCCGGCTGGCCTATGAGGCCCAGCTCGCCGCACTCGACCGCGGTGCGCCCGGCGCACCCGTGCCCTGGCGCAACGACCAGAGCGGGCGTTACGGCAATATCGTCGCCGGCCCCGTCTATAGCCAGAAGGGCCTGCAATGCCGCGGCTTCTCCCACACCATTACGGTGAACGGCGACATCAAGTCGGCCCGCGGCACGGCCTGCAAGAGCCCGGAAGGCGCGTGGGCGGCGGCTGCCTGA